In Kiritimatiellia bacterium, a genomic segment contains:
- the kdsB gene encoding 3-deoxy-manno-octulosonate cytidylyltransferase: MKKHFKAIGIIPARWESTRFPGKSLALIRGKPLIQWVIEKAQTARRLEKVIVATDDRRIAAAAEKCGVEAVMTRPDHQSGTDRVAEAAAKYPAEVIANIQGDEPTIAPALIDELVGVMLAEKKWDMATAAAPINPLPAAVNPSLCKVVFNAEGQALYFSRFPIPFIRDKTGAPPEKLFWRHIGIYLYRKKFLARFVAEPPCKLELAESLEQLRALHIGGRIKIVRTRRGSVGVDTPADIAAAEAELKSARRTV; this comes from the coding sequence ATGAAAAAACATTTCAAGGCCATCGGCATAATTCCCGCGCGCTGGGAGTCAACCCGTTTCCCGGGCAAAAGCCTGGCGCTGATCCGCGGCAAGCCGCTTATTCAGTGGGTGATTGAGAAGGCCCAAACGGCCAGACGGCTTGAAAAAGTGATTGTGGCCACCGACGACCGGCGGATCGCGGCGGCGGCCGAAAAGTGCGGGGTTGAGGCGGTCATGACACGTCCCGATCACCAATCCGGCACCGACCGGGTTGCCGAGGCCGCCGCAAAATACCCCGCGGAAGTGATTGCAAATATCCAGGGCGACGAGCCGACGATTGCGCCGGCCCTTATTGACGAGCTGGTCGGCGTCATGCTGGCTGAAAAAAAATGGGACATGGCCACGGCCGCCGCGCCGATCAATCCCCTGCCCGCAGCCGTCAATCCCTCGCTCTGCAAGGTTGTTTTCAACGCGGAAGGCCAGGCCCTCTATTTTTCGCGCTTTCCCATTCCTTTTATCCGCGATAAAACCGGCGCGCCGCCGGAAAAACTGTTCTGGCGCCACATCGGAATATATTTGTATCGCAAAAAATTTCTGGCAAGATTCGTCGCCGAGCCGCCCTGTAAATTGGAACTGGCCGAATCGCTTGAACAACTGCGGGCATTGCACATCGGCGGCCGCATCAAGATTGTCCGGACCAGGCGCGGCAGCGTCGGAGTGGATACGCCGGCCGACATTGCGGCGGCCGAGGCAGAGTTGAAGAGCGCGCGGCGGACGGTCTGA
- the kdsA gene encoding 3-deoxy-8-phosphooctulonate synthase: protein MAHAVKTGRVTIGKGHPLVLIAGPCVIEGRKHCLQMAGRLKTLADEEKIPLIFKASYDKANRTSHQSYRGPGLARGLDILREVKERYGLPVLTDVHNENEVPLAAKAADILQCPAFLCRQTDLILALGNSGKPINIKKGQFLAPWDIRHIIAKLKITGNKNILITERGVSFGYNNLVADMRSLVIMRGLGCPIVFDATHCAQMPGAAGHESGGDWRMAVCLARAAAAAGCDAIFVETHPAPARALSDKAVMIPMARLRMLWRTLKKITAAAG from the coding sequence ATGGCGCATGCGGTAAAAACCGGCAGGGTAACTATCGGGAAAGGACATCCGCTCGTTTTGATCGCCGGGCCCTGCGTGATTGAAGGCCGGAAACACTGCCTGCAAATGGCCGGACGGCTGAAAACGCTCGCGGACGAGGAGAAAATACCGCTGATTTTCAAGGCTTCCTACGACAAAGCCAACCGGACTTCGCACCAGTCATACCGCGGCCCGGGCCTGGCGCGCGGTCTGGATATTTTGCGCGAGGTAAAGGAACGATACGGTTTGCCGGTCTTAACTGATGTCCATAATGAAAACGAGGTGCCGCTGGCGGCGAAGGCCGCGGATATCCTGCAATGTCCGGCTTTCTTATGCCGGCAGACCGACCTTATCCTGGCGCTGGGCAACAGCGGCAAGCCCATAAACATAAAGAAAGGGCAATTCCTGGCGCCCTGGGACATCCGGCATATCATAGCCAAGCTGAAAATCACCGGCAATAAAAACATTTTGATCACGGAAAGGGGCGTGTCATTCGGCTATAACAATCTGGTGGCCGACATGCGCAGCCTGGTCATCATGCGCGGCCTGGGATGCCCGATTGTCTTTGACGCAACGCATTGCGCCCAGATGCCGGGGGCGGCCGGACATGAGAGCGGGGGCGACTGGCGGATGGCCGTCTGCCTGGCGCGCGCGGCGGCGGCGGCCGGTTGCGACGCCATATTCGTGGAAACGCATCCCGCGCCGGCCAGGGCGCTTTCCGACAAGGCGGTGATGATCCCCATGGCGCGGCTGCGCATGCTCTGGCGCACGCTCAAAAAAATCACCGCGGCCGCCGGTTGA
- a CDS encoding LptA/OstA family protein translates to MRKATNEHISAPMSRIVNIFLCCFLVIPAAARADDLLGQTIKGFRYPAYDEQGQLKMELSGDTARILPDNLIQIGNLRMTFYEEGKTVMRVATPSCVYDREKQTAVSTSDVRVTRAEIIISGQGFDWNEKDKLVRIKNNSRVILQKKQPQPYLSLEAGEDFNIPEADTNNTVITAKRLAFDQKKSTAVFEGKVVVADPDLKIESDRLTVSFSNDKKVELIEAEGNVVITRDTIKAVARKASYAIAEGKVTLAGNPCVNRQKDYLAADTIVLWRDSNRILCEPQAHLIIHSEQDAAGPFKNN, encoded by the coding sequence ATGCGGAAAGCGACCAACGAACACATATCTGCGCCGATGAGCCGCATCGTCAACATATTTCTTTGCTGTTTTCTTGTGATACCCGCGGCCGCGCGCGCCGATGATTTGCTCGGCCAGACCATCAAGGGCTTCCGCTATCCCGCTTACGATGAACAGGGGCAGTTGAAAATGGAATTATCCGGCGATACGGCGCGCATTTTACCCGACAATCTCATTCAAATCGGAAACCTGCGGATGACTTTTTATGAAGAGGGCAAGACGGTGATGCGCGTCGCCACTCCATCCTGTGTCTATGACCGGGAAAAACAGACGGCGGTCTCCACTTCCGATGTCCGGGTGACCCGGGCCGAAATAATCATCAGCGGGCAGGGATTTGACTGGAACGAGAAGGATAAATTAGTCCGCATCAAAAACAACAGCCGGGTCATTCTGCAGAAAAAACAGCCGCAGCCGTATTTGAGCTTGGAAGCCGGCGAAGATTTCAACATTCCGGAAGCGGACACCAACAACACCGTCATAACCGCAAAACGCCTTGCTTTTGACCAGAAAAAATCAACCGCCGTCTTTGAAGGCAAAGTGGTCGTTGCCGACCCTGACTTGAAAATAGAATCAGATCGTTTGACGGTTTCGTTTTCAAATGATAAGAAGGTGGAATTAATTGAAGCAGAGGGAAACGTGGTCATAACCAGAGACACAATCAAGGCTGTCGCCCGGAAAGCGTCGTACGCGATCGCGGAAGGCAAAGTCACTTTAGCGGGCAATCCGTGCGTCAACCGGCAAAAGGACTATCTGGCGGCCGACACCATTGTGCTCTGGCGGGATTCCAACAGGATTCTGTGCGAGCCGCAGGCGCACTTGATAATTCACTCGGAACAGGACGCCGCCGGACCGTTCAAAAACAATTGA
- the lptB gene encoding LPS export ABC transporter ATP-binding protein, whose amino-acid sequence MTLNAPVILTEDLVKTYHRRRVVNGVSIKVHPGEVVGLLGPNGAGKTTTFYMIVGLISPNQGRVFFNRRDVTRMAMHARARHGLGYLSQEPSVFRKLSVADNVMAILETLPLSAAQREKKLAELLGELNIAPLAKQKAYTLSGGERRRVEITRALVTNPRALLLDEPFSGVDPLAVEDVQGIIRDLKKKGLGILITDHNVRETLSIVDRAYLICEGKVLREGTSTFLIEDPLSRELYLGPQFCM is encoded by the coding sequence ATGACTCTCAACGCGCCCGTCATCTTAACCGAAGACCTGGTCAAAACCTATCATCGGCGCCGGGTCGTAAACGGCGTCAGCATCAAGGTGCACCCGGGCGAGGTGGTCGGCTTACTCGGCCCCAACGGCGCCGGCAAGACAACCACTTTTTATATGATTGTCGGCCTGATCAGCCCGAACCAGGGCCGGGTTTTCTTTAACCGGCGCGATGTAACCCGCATGGCGATGCACGCGCGCGCGCGCCATGGGCTGGGGTATCTCTCGCAGGAGCCTTCGGTTTTCCGCAAGCTGAGCGTCGCCGACAACGTCATGGCCATCCTGGAGACCCTCCCCCTCTCCGCCGCGCAGCGCGAAAAAAAACTCGCTGAACTGCTGGGCGAGCTGAACATCGCCCCCCTGGCGAAACAAAAGGCTTACACCCTCAGCGGCGGCGAGCGGCGGCGGGTGGAAATAACGCGCGCGCTGGTTACAAACCCCCGCGCCTTGCTGCTGGATGAGCCCTTCAGCGGCGTTGATCCGCTGGCCGTGGAGGACGTCCAGGGGATCATCAGGGACTTGAAGAAAAAAGGCCTGGGCATTCTGATCACCGACCATAACGTCAGGGAAACCCTGAGTATTGTTGACCGGGCCTACCTGATCTGCGAGGGAAAGGTGCTGCGCGAAGGCACCAGCACGTTTTTGATTGAGGATCCCCTGAGCCGGGAGCTTTATCTTGGGCCGCAATTTTGCATGTAA
- the raiA gene encoding ribosome-associated translation inhibitor RaiA, with protein MVINVTARHADISDAMKAHVHEKLNAVLNAYPQVEHAHVILDIQKFRHIIEVVVQAKRHQKIEATDESEDMYASIDRVADKLDRQLRRAREKVVDHKTAQHRVRLTDLESSLNEENK; from the coding sequence ATGGTTATTAACGTTACCGCCCGCCACGCTGATATTTCCGACGCGATGAAAGCGCACGTCCACGAAAAATTAAACGCCGTCTTAAACGCTTATCCGCAGGTTGAGCACGCGCATGTGATTCTTGACATCCAGAAGTTCCGGCATATCATTGAGGTCGTCGTGCAGGCAAAACGGCACCAGAAAATTGAAGCCACAGACGAGTCCGAGGACATGTATGCCTCAATTGACCGGGTGGCCGACAAGCTTGACCGGCAACTGCGGCGCGCGCGGGAAAAAGTTGTGGACCATAAAACCGCCCAACACCGCGTCCGGCTGACCGATTTGGAAAGCTCGCTGAATGAAGAAAACAAATAA